The genomic stretch GTGATTTCCCCCTGCTCGACGGGATTCGATAGCAGATGCAGCTCGCGCCAGAACATCAGCAGGCTTTCGGTTAGCCGGTCAGTTGGCATGCTCTGGCTCTCCTTCTCGCCGATAGTATATTGACAGTGAATGGTACTCGGGCGCACACTAGTTCGGCATTATTTCGCATCGCCTGGTTTGGAGCACGACGGAATGGGACGAGCGACACAAGAGGCAGGATCGACATCGGCGGAGGGCAGCGCCAGTGAGGAGTCGGTCAGTCCACGCTCGATCCTCATCTTCGCCATTGTCTCGCTCGCGCTGCTGATGTCCAGTATCGACTCCACAATCGTCGCCGTCGCCCTGCCGAACATGATGAAGGGGCTGAACACAAACCTGATCTGGATCTCCTGGGTCATCACTGGCTACAGCCTGACCCAGACGGTGATGATGCCAATGGCCGGCAAGCTGAGCGATGATTTCGGGCGCAAGCGGCTGTTCCTCGGTTGTGTCGTTCTGTTTACCGCCAGCTCGCTGCTCTGTGCGATCGCGCCGACCGTCCAGCTGCTGATCCTGTTTCGTGTGCTGCAGGCAGTCGGGGGCGGGGCGTTTCTGCCCTCGGCGGCCGGCATCGTCAGCGACGTCTTCAGCCCCAGACATCGCGGCACGGCGATCGGGCTGTTCACCAGCGTCTTCCCGCTGGGCGGCATTATCGGGCCGAACGTCGGGGGCTGGATGATCGACAACTTCGGCTGGCGCTCGATCTTCTCGGTGAACGTGCCAATCGGCGTCGTTCTGTTTGCCACCGGCATCGTCTTCCTGCCGGCCGGCGGGCGGATCACTGGCCGGCGCAGCATCGACCTCATCGGCGCGGGCGCATTCGCCACCGGCGTGGTAGCCCTGATGTACGGCATGAGCGTCTGGGGCACCAACGTCAGCTTCGAGTGGCAAGTTGCGGCGTGGATGGTGGCTGGCATCGTCGCGCTGGTTCTGTTCGTCCGTCACGAAGCGCGAACCAAAGATCCGATGATCGACCTGCGGCTGCTGAAGCAGCGCGCCTTCGTCGCCGCGAACCTCTACAACTTTCTCTATGGCGGACTGGTGTTCGGCTTCTTCAGCTTCATCCCACTCTACGCAACCCTCGAATACGGTATGACGGCCAGCCAGGCCGGATTCATCCTGACCCCGCGAGCAATCGCGATGATCAGCCTGTCAGCGATCTCGTCATTCCTGCTCATCCGCTTCGGCTATCGCATCCCGATGATCCTCGGCATCACCCTGATCAGTATCGGTCTGTTCGTGACCGGCCGAGGGATTCACGACCCGACGATCTTCGGCTACCACGTCAGCAACCTGGTGTTCCTCTCGATCACGATCGCGATCACCGGTCTGGGCGTCGGCATCGGCGGTCCTGCCGCGAACAACGCCGCCCTCGATCTGATGCCCGACGCGGTTGCGCGGATCACGGGCTTGCGTGGCATGTTCCGCTCCAGTGGTGGCGTCCTTGGCACAGCCGCGATCGTTCTTGCCCTGGCTCACTTCGATGACCAGGGTCGCGGGCTGGAGGTGATCTTCACCGCGCTATCGTTCCTGATCCTGTTGATCATCCCGGTTGTCTTCCTGATCCCCGACACCGCGCGGAATCGTCGCAAGGCTCATGGGAGGGCGGAGAGTCAGGCCGGCC from Thermomicrobiales bacterium encodes the following:
- a CDS encoding DHA2 family efflux MFS transporter permease subunit, translated to MGRATQEAGSTSAEGSASEESVSPRSILIFAIVSLALLMSSIDSTIVAVALPNMMKGLNTNLIWISWVITGYSLTQTVMMPMAGKLSDDFGRKRLFLGCVVLFTASSLLCAIAPTVQLLILFRVLQAVGGGAFLPSAAGIVSDVFSPRHRGTAIGLFTSVFPLGGIIGPNVGGWMIDNFGWRSIFSVNVPIGVVLFATGIVFLPAGGRITGRRSIDLIGAGAFATGVVALMYGMSVWGTNVSFEWQVAAWMVAGIVALVLFVRHEARTKDPMIDLRLLKQRAFVAANLYNFLYGGLVFGFFSFIPLYATLEYGMTASQAGFILTPRAIAMISLSAISSFLLIRFGYRIPMILGITLISIGLFVTGRGIHDPTIFGYHVSNLVFLSITIAITGLGVGIGGPAANNAALDLMPDAVARITGLRGMFRSSGGVLGTAAIVLALAHFDDQGRGLEVIFTALSFLILLIIPVVFLIPDTARNRRKAHGRAESQAGQVQVQMANDD